GATGCCGATTCGGGCTCCTCCTACCGGTGTCCGATGGCGCGCCAGCATCTTGACCAGTCGTTGCGCGACGAACGCCCCCATCCCTTCGTTGATGCGGCGGCCTGCAAGAATGACGTCGGGGTGGTATCCCGCCTGCTCGGCGCGGCTGGTCAAGTAGTACGGATCGACGCCGATGCAGTGCCCCCCGACGAGACCCGGGCGGAACGGCAGGAAGTTCCATTTCGTTCCTGCAGCCTCGAGGACGTCCTGCGTTCGAATACCCAACCGTTCGAAGATGATGGCCAGCTCGTTGACGAGCGCGATGTTCAGGTCCCGCTGCGTGTTCTCGATGACCTTCGCTGCCTCGGCGACCTCGATCGAGGGTGCGCGGTGCACGCCGGCCGCGACGACGGATTCGTACAGCTGGGCGACGCGCTCCAACGTCGCATCGTCGTCGCCGGAGACGACCTTCGTGATGGTCTCCAGGGTATGCACTTTGTCGCCCGGGTTGATCCGCTCGGGGGAGTAGGCGACGTGGAAGTCCTCCAGGTGCGTCAGGCCCGACCGTCGTTCCAGAATCGGGACGCATTCTTCCAGGGTGGCCCCCGGGTAGACGGTCGACTCGAACACAACGAGGCTGTTCGCCCCCATGACCTCTCCAACGGTGGCGGAGGCAGCTGCGACGGCTGCCAAGTCCGGTCGGTGGTGGCCGTCGATGGGGGTCGGGACGGTGACGACGTACACGTCACGGCCGCGAATGTCGGCCGTGCTCGACGTCACGCGCAAAGCCGCGGATTCGAGAACGTC
This genomic window from Trueperaceae bacterium contains:
- a CDS encoding nucleotide sugar dehydrogenase; this translates as MKKGRSMPDAPRVSLAIIGLGYVGLPIAVAFARAGFDVIGFDIDASKVDELRGGVDRSGEVESDVLESAALRVTSSTADIRGRDVYVVTVPTPIDGHHRPDLAAVAAASATVGEVMGANSLVVFESTVYPGATLEECVPILERRSGLTHLEDFHVAYSPERINPGDKVHTLETITKVVSGDDDATLERVAQLYESVVAAGVHRAPSIEVAEAAKVIENTQRDLNIALVNELAIIFERLGIRTQDVLEAAGTKWNFLPFRPGLVGGHCIGVDPYYLTSRAEQAGYHPDVILAGRRINEGMGAFVAQRLVKMLARHRTPVGGARIGILGLTFKENVRDLRNSRVPDIVRELQTYDADVLVHDPLVDAGEANREYGIEVASAEQFAHLDAVVVAVPHLAFLEQGTDWVRSLLHEEGIVIDVKSAFDPAAFGPGVTYWSL